The Lottiidibacillus patelloidae nucleotide sequence ATTTGTAGTTTCGTAATCGTAACGACAAATAACATTATAAAAAGTAGATCTGCTGGTGCAAATCTTATTCCGAAGGGAGTTCGAAATTGTATTGGTAATAAAAACAAATAAAAAACAATCAATAGTCCAGTAATTCCATATTTACTAATGCCATTTCTAATATTATTCATAACTATCACTTAATACCTTCTCTAATAAGGAAACCAGTTGGTAAGTTTGTTCTTTTCTAGTTAAATTACAACTAATTAAAAGTGGTAAATCCTCAATCCTTGATTTCTTTTTATCTCGAATCCAATTATTTAATTGCCTGAATATTTGTCCGGCTTCATTACTTACAAATCCACGATTCGTATTTCTAATCAAATCTCCGGCAACATTCTCCCCATTTCCAACTGCTAATATTGGTCTTCTTGCACCAATATATTCATATAGTTTACCGGTGTAAATGCCTTTTTCTGTTTCATCATTCCAAAGTAAAAGCAATAAGATATCTGCTTGAGCTTGAATCTCTAAAACTTTACTATGGGATACAGGATCGAAAATTTTAATATAATCTTGTAATCCAAACTTGTTGCGAAGATTATTTATAAATTCCAGATTTCTACCATAAAAATGGACTTCAACTTCGTCAGCTATTTTTTTATTTTTAGCTAACACTTCAAATAACGGTGTCACATCTTGGTATCCTTCATAGACCATACCAGTGTATACAATTTGTAATTTCCCTGTTCTAGATGAAGAATTTTTTGTTTGCTTTGGAAAATCTTCTTCGTCATATCCGTTCATAATAACTTCTATTTTTGAATCGAACTTATTACGCAACTTATTTGCTAAAGGTTCTGAAATCGTTAT carries:
- a CDS encoding glycosyltransferase family 4 protein, with amino-acid sequence MKILIVSYFFAPYNTIGAVRVTKMVKYLERLGHEVRVISAIDQPLPANLTVESKEKNVIRTKYFSIAKYFQFLFGGKKSIETKGYQLPSKGWIQKVASLYKTIFHFPDGQIGWYPYALRAGKKLTKRWKPDVIVASGGPFTSFLVAKKLAKYNSIPWVADLRDLWVDNANYNYPTIRKLLESILEKRTLTTASALITISEPLANKLRNKFDSKIEVIMNGYDEEDFPKQTKNSSSRTGKLQIVYTGMVYEGYQDVTPLFEVLAKNKKIADEVEVHFYGRNLEFINNLRNKFGLQDYIKIFDPVSHSKVLEIQAQADILLLLLWNDETEKGIYTGKLYEYIGARRPILAVGNGENVAGDLIRNTNRGFVSNEAGQIFRQLNNWIRDKKKSRIEDLPLLISCNLTRKEQTYQLVSLLEKVLSDSYE